The window CAGGATCACCGAACCCGGGTTGACCTTGTCCTGCCCGGCATACTTGGGCGCGGTGCCGTGGGTGGCCTCGAACATGGCCACGGTGTCGGACAGGTTGGCACCCGGCGCAATGCCGATACCACCCACTTCCGCCGCCAGGGCATCGGACAGGTAGTCACCGTTGAGGTTGAGGGTGGCGATCACGTCGTACTCGGCCGGGCGCAGCAGGATCTGCTGCAGCATGGCGTCGGCGATGGCGTCCTTGACGATGACCTCGCGCCCACTCTTGGGGTTCTTGAACTTCATCCACGGGCCACCATCGAGCAACTCGGCCCCGAACTCGTCGCGCGCCACTTCATAACCCCAGTCCTTGAAGGCACCCTCGGTGAACTTCATGATGTTGCCCTTGTGCACCAGGGTCAGCGACTCGCGGTCGTTATCCACCACGTACTGCAGGGCCTTGCGCACCAAGCGCTTGGTGCCCTCGCGAGACACCGGCTTGACGCCAATGCCGCAGTCCTGGTCGAAGCGGATCTTGGTAACGCCCATTTCCTCCTTGAGGAACTTGATCACCTTGTTCGCCTCTGGCGAGCCGGCCTTCCACTCGATGCCGGCATAGATGTCCTCGGAGTTCTCACGGAAGATCACCATGTCCACATCGCCTGGCTTCTTCACCGGGCTGGGCACGCCCTGGAACCACAGCACCGGGCGCAGGCACACGTACAAGTCCAGCTGCTGGCGCAAGGCCACGTTGAGCGACCGGATGCCACCGCCCACCGGGGTGGTCAGCGGCCCTTTGATCGACACCACGTAATCACGTACGGCATCGAGGGTTTCCTGGGGGAGCCAGGTGTCCTGGTCGTACACCTGGGTGGCTTTCTCGCCGGCGTACACTTCCATCCAGGCGATCTTGCGTTTGCCGCCGTAGGCCTTCTGCACGGCGGCGTCGACCACCTTGATCATTACCGGCGAGACATCGACGCCAATCCCGTCGCCCTCGATATAAGGAATGATCGGGTTGTCGGGAACGTTGAGCGAATGGTCTGCATTGACGGTGATCTTCGCGCCGTCGGTCGGAACCTTGATTTTCTGGTATCCCATGCTTGCACTACTCCGCTGTCGGGTGTGATTGGACATCATGCGATCCACTGAGCCTAAACCACATCTGCCGACCTGCAAGGCATGCGACAACCCGCCACATTGCCGCTTAGTCTTTGGTCTTATAAATGGGCCGATATCACTTGGCCTTGCTGATTAGCCCGAATGGTTTGGTATACTCCGCCGCGACCGAAGGGTCATCGGGGCGATCCCTTGGAAAAATGCGGACCGCCCTTGGCCATGAATGGACACAAAGCCTGGCCATAAAGCCTGGGTTGTTACCGCAGCTCAGCACTTGACGCTCGACTGATGCATCCACCATCACCGCTCGCAGCCTCTCGACTTTCCGCTCATGGCGCTGCCAGGGCGATGCGCCTACCCTGCGCACCACGAGACTCGAGCACGCTCAGCACACAGAGAGTTAACCCGCATGCCCACCCGTTCCAAGATCATCTATACCTTCACCGACGAAGCCCCCGCCCTCGCCACTTACTCGCTGCTGCCAATCATCGAAGCCTTCACCGCTTCGGCTGACATCGCCGTCGAAACCCGCGACATCTCCCTGGCTGGCCGCATCCTCGCCGCCTTCCCGGAGCAACTGGGCGCAGAGAAGCAAGTAGGCGATCACCTGGCGGAACTGGGCCAGCTGGCTACCACCCCTGAAGCCAACATCATCAAGCTGCCGAACATCAGCGCCTCGGTACCGCAGCTGAAAGCCGCGATCAAGGAACTGCAAGGCAAGGGCTTCAACATCCCTGACTACGCCGACGAGCCGGCCACCGCGGAAGAGAAAGAATCCCGCGCCCGCTACGACCGCATCAAAGGTTCCGCCGTGAACCCGGTCCTGCGCGAAGGCAACTCCGACCGCCGCGCGCCGCTGTCGGTCAAGAACTACGCCCGCAAGCACCCACACAAGATGGGCGCCTGGGCTGCCGACTCCAAGTCGCACGTTGCCCACATGACCCAGGGCGACTTCTACGGCAGCGAGAAAGCCGCATTGATCGAAGCTGACGACAGCCTGCGCATCGAGCT of the Pseudomonas asiatica genome contains:
- the icd gene encoding NADP-dependent isocitrate dehydrogenase; this encodes MGYQKIKVPTDGAKITVNADHSLNVPDNPIIPYIEGDGIGVDVSPVMIKVVDAAVQKAYGGKRKIAWMEVYAGEKATQVYDQDTWLPQETLDAVRDYVVSIKGPLTTPVGGGIRSLNVALRQQLDLYVCLRPVLWFQGVPSPVKKPGDVDMVIFRENSEDIYAGIEWKAGSPEANKVIKFLKEEMGVTKIRFDQDCGIGVKPVSREGTKRLVRKALQYVVDNDRESLTLVHKGNIMKFTEGAFKDWGYEVARDEFGAELLDGGPWMKFKNPKSGREVIVKDAIADAMLQQILLRPAEYDVIATLNLNGDYLSDALAAEVGGIGIAPGANLSDTVAMFEATHGTAPKYAGQDKVNPGSVILSAEMMLRHMGWTEAADLIIKGTNGAIAAKTVTYDFERLMDGATLVSSSGFGDEMIKHM